The following are from one region of the Gadus chalcogrammus isolate NIFS_2021 chromosome 19, NIFS_Gcha_1.0, whole genome shotgun sequence genome:
- the LOC130372148 gene encoding endoplasmin-like produces the protein MGRFWIAGLIFALLAFTAVRAEDDLDIDGAVDEDLGKSRDASRTDDEVVHREEEAIQLDGLNAAQIKEIREKSEKHAFQAEVNRMMKLIINSLYKNKEIFLRELISNASDALDKIRLMSLTDDAALGDMEELTVKIKADKANNLLHITDTGVGMTKEDLVRNLGTIAKSGTSEFLTQMTESQGEDQSSSELIGQFGVGFYSAFLVADKVIVTSKSNNGTQHIWESDSNEFSIVEDPRGNTLGRGTTITLVMKEEASDFLELETIKNLVRKYSQFINFPIYVWSSKTETIEEPIDEEAEAEETKEGDVEEDEVDVEEEEEDKDKPKTKKVEKTVWDWELMNDIKPIWQRQAKEVEEDEYKAFYKTFSRDTEEPLGHIHFTAEGEVTFKSILFVPATAPRGLFDEYGTKKNDFIKLFVRRVFITDDFHDMMPKYLNFVRGVVDSDDLPLNVSRETLQQHKLLKVIRKKLVRKTLDMIKKIAEEHYNEKFWKEFGTNIKLGVIEDHSNRTRLAKLLRFQSSHSEGLTSLEEYVERMKEKQDKIYFMSGTSKKEAEASPFVERLLKKGYEVVYLTEPVDEYCVQALPEFDGKRFQNVAKEGVKFDESEKAKETRETLEKEYEPLTTWMKEKALKDMIEKAVLSQRLTRSPCALVASQYGWSGNMERIMKSQAYQTGKDISTNYHANQKKTLEINPKHPLIKEMLKRVASAPDDQTSSDLAVVLFETATLRSGFQLADTKAYGDRIERMLRLSMNVDVDEKVEEEVEEEPEEEQAEEEEGAEKDVEEIKDEEEEVDQSTKIEL, from the exons ATGGGACGGTTTTGGATAGCGGGGTTGATCTTTGCTCTTCTTGCGTTCA CCGCCGTCAGGGCTGAGGATGATCTGGATATCGATGGGGCTGTTGACGAGGACCTTGGGAAGAGCAGAGACGCGTCGAGGACAGACGATGAGGTGGTCCACAG ggaggaggaggcgatcCAGCTGGACGGGCTGAACGCTGCGCAGATCAAAGAGATCCGGGAGAAGTCGGAGAAGCACGCTTTCCAGGCGGAGGTGAACCGGATGATGAAGCTGATCATCAACTCTCTGTACAAGAACAAGGAG ATCTTCCTGAGAGAACTCATCTCGAACGCCTCGGACGCCCTGGATAAGATCCGGCTGATGTCGCTGACGGACGACGCGGCGCTGGGAGACATGGAAGAGCTGACTGTGAAGATCAAG GCGGACAAAGCCAACAACCTGCTCCACATCACCGACACGGGCGTGGGCATGACCAAGGAGGACCTGGTGAGGAACCTGGGCACCATCGCCAAGTCGGGCACCAGCGAGTTCCTCACCCAGATGACCGAGTCGCAGGGGGAGGACCAGTCCTCCTCCGAGCTGATTGGCCAGTTTGGCGTGGGCTTCTACTCGGCCTTCCTGGTGGCGGACAAGGTGATCGTGACGTCCAAGAGCAACAACGGCACGCAGCACATCTGGGAGTCGGACTCCAACGAGTTCTCCATCGTGGAGGACCCCCGCGGAAACACGCTGGGCCGGGGCACCACCATCAC GCTGGTGATGAAAGAGGAGGCGTCAGACTTCCTGGAGCTGGAGACCATCAAGAACCTTGTGAGGAAGTACTCTCAGTTCATCAACTTCCCCATCTACGTGTGGAGCAGCAAG ACCGAGACGATTGAGGAGCCGATCGATGAGGAGGCCGAAGCCGAGGAGACGAAGGAGGGAGatgtggaggaggatgaagtggatgtggaggaagaggaggaggacaaagaCAAGCCCAAGACCAAGAAG GTGGAGAAGACGGTGTGGGACTGGGAGCTGATGAACGACATCAAGCCCATCTGGCAGAGACAGgccaaggaggtggaggaggatgagtaCAAGGCCTTCTACAAGACCTTCTCTAGG GACACGGAGGAGCCCCTGGGACACATCCACTTCACGGCGGAGGGCGAGGTCACCTTCAAGTCCATCCTCTTTGTGCCGGCCACCGCCCCGCGAGGCCTGTTCGACGAGTACGGCACCAAGAAGAACGACTTCATCAAG ctGTTTGTCCGCCGTGTGTTCATCACAGACGACTTCCATGACATGATGCCCAAGTATCTGAACTTCGTTAGGGGTGTG GTGGACTCTGACGACCTTCCGTTGAACGTGTCGAGAGAAACACTCCAGCAACACAAGCTGCTGAAG GTCATTCGCAAGAAGCTGGTGCGCAAGACGCTGGACATGATCAAGAAGATCGCGGAGGAACATTACAACGAAAAGTTCTGGAAGGAGTTCGGCACCAACATCAAGCTGGGCGTGATCGAGGACCACTCCAACCGCACCCGGCTCGCCAAGCTGCTGCGCTTCCAGAGCTCCCACAGTGAGGGTCTCACCAGCCTGGAGGAGTATGTGGAGCGCATGAAGGAGAAGCAGGACAAGATCTACTTCATGTCCGGCACCAGCAAGAAGGAG GCGGAGGCGTCTCCGTTCGTGGAGCGGCTGCTGAAGAAGGGCTACGAGGTGGTGTACCTGACGGAGCCCGTGGACGAGTACTGTGTCCAGGCTCTGCCCGAGTTCGACGGCAAACGCTTCCAGAACGTGGCCAAGGAGGGCGTGAAGTTCGATGAGAGCGAGAAGGCCAAGGAGACGCGGGAGACGCTGGAGAAGGAGTACGAGCCTCTCACCACCTGGATGAAGGAGAAGGCTCTTAAGGACATG ATTGAGAAGGCGGTGCTGTCCCAGCGACTGACCCGGTCTCCCTGTGCCCTGGTGGCCAGTCAGTACGGCTGGTCAGGAAACATGGAGCGCATCATGAAGTCCCAGGCCTACCAGACAGGCAAAGACATCTCCACCAA CTACCATGCAAACCAGAAGAAGACTCTAGAAATCAACCCCAAACACCCTCTCATCAAGGAAATGCTCAAGAGAGTAGCG AGCGCCCCAGACGACCAGACGTCCTCTGACCTGGCGGTGGTGCTGTTCGAGACGGCCACGCTGCGCTCGGGCTTCCAGCTGGCCGACACCAAGGCCTACGGGGACAGGATCGAGCGCATGCTGCGTCTCAGCATGAACGTGGACGTGGACGAAAAG gttgaagaggaggtggaggaggagcctgaAGAGGAGcaagctgaggaagaggagggtgcgGAGAAGGACGTGGAGGAAATtaaagatgaagaggaagaagtggatcag AGTACGAAGAtagagctgtga
- the glt8d2 gene encoding glycosyltransferase 8 domain-containing protein 2 — protein MPLLRKVNRALLTLLVVMVCVLLHSKLWGAPPPHPQTEHKDNSKNDIPVVICASENRMGAAMATINSVHSNTDASLIFFIVTLEGAIQLTRQYIERSALKGIKYKILEFNPKVLSGKVKPDSSRPDLLHPLNFVRFYLPLLDINYNKLIYLDDDVIVQGDIKDLFSIRLQPGHAAAFASDCDLPPTHEMVRSVGMQTTYMGFLDYRKKQVRDLGINPRDCTFNPGVFVADMQEWKKQKITKQLEKWMEENVKKNLYSSSIAGGVATPPMLIVFHNKYTTIDPSWNVRHLGWSPSSSYPSYVLDKANLLHWNGLYKPWKYPSVHLDVWEKWFIPDPTGNFFLLRPDSDS, from the exons TGAACCGTGCTCTCCTTACGCTTCTGGTGGTCATGGTGTGTGTCCTGCTCCACAGCAAGCTGTGGGGGGCTCCACCACCGCACCCACAGACAG AACATAAGGACAACAGCAAAAATGATATTCCTGTGGTTATATGCGCGTCCGAAAATCGAATGGGCGCAGCCATGGCGACCATCAACAGTGTCCATAGCAACACAGATGCCAGTCTGATCTTCTTCATCGTCACTCTTGAAGGAGCAATCCAACTGACACG GCAGTACATAGAGCGCAGCGCGTTAAAGGGGATTAAGTACAAGATCCTGGAGTTCAACCCCAAGGTTCTGAGCGGGAAGGTGAAGCCGGACTCATCGCGACCGGACCTCCTGCACCCG CTTAATTTTGTGCGCTTTTATCTACCCCTGCTGGACATTAACTACAACAAACTGATATACCTGGACGATGATGTCATTGTGCAAG GCGACATCAAGGACCTGTTCAGCATCCGACTGCAGCCAGGCCATGCCGCTGCCTTCGCCAGTGACTGTGACCTGCCCCCCACCCACGAGATGGTGCGCAGTGTGGGTATGCAG ACGACCTACATGGGTTTCCTGGACTACAGAAAGAAGCAAGTGAGAGACCTAGGCATCAACCCCAGAGATTGCACCTTCAACCCTGGGGTCTTTGTGGCAGATATGCAGGAGTGGAAGAAACAGAAGATCACCAAACAGCTGGAGAAATGGATGGAGGAGAACGTCAA GAAGAACCTCTACAGCAGCTCCATCGCGGGGGGCGTGGCCACCCCACCCATGCTGATCGTCTTCCACAACAAGTACACCACCATCGACCCGTCCTGGAACGTCCGGCATCTAG GATGGAGTCCTAGCTCAAGCTACCCCAGCTATGTCCTCGACAAAGCCAACCTGCTGCACTGGAACGGCCTCTACAAACCGTGGAAATACCCCAGTGTCCACCTCGACGTGTGGGAGAAGTGGTTTATCCCTGACCCTACAGGAAACTTCTTCTTGCTGCGACCCGACAGCGACAGCTGA